Proteins from a single region of Abyssalbus ytuae:
- a CDS encoding tRNA (guanine-N1)-methyltransferase has translation MARFFLRLLGVTFLLLSFNLNAQTTEIEPTLDENNVEGQFEYLYKKAGNWQDYRLVKKVLLDRFRKNILDSIAAKEEKLASTQKLNEAQSNEINTLKASLEETNNNLAAVSTEKDSITFFGTQIVKSTYKTIMWGIISALVLIIFYLAYKFKNANTITQEAKKTLLEVEEEYEDYRRKALEREQKVRRQLQDEINKQKMTKTK, from the coding sequence ATGGCAAGATTTTTTTTACGTTTATTAGGTGTCACTTTTTTGCTTTTGTCTTTTAACTTAAATGCTCAAACCACAGAGATTGAACCGACTTTGGATGAAAACAATGTAGAAGGTCAGTTCGAGTATCTCTATAAAAAAGCAGGTAACTGGCAGGACTACAGGCTAGTTAAAAAAGTTTTATTAGACAGGTTTAGAAAAAATATTTTAGATTCTATTGCTGCCAAGGAAGAAAAGCTTGCATCTACCCAAAAACTTAATGAGGCACAAAGTAATGAAATAAACACCCTAAAAGCCTCTCTCGAAGAAACTAATAATAATTTGGCCGCTGTTAGTACAGAAAAAGACAGTATTACTTTTTTTGGAACTCAAATTGTTAAATCAACTTATAAAACCATTATGTGGGGAATAATCTCTGCCTTGGTTTTAATTATATTTTATCTTGCCTATAAATTTAAAAATGCTAATACAATAACACAGGAAGCCAAAAAAACATTACTTGAAGTTGAAGAAGAATATGAAGATTATAGAAGAAAAGCCCTTGAAAGGGAACAGAAAGTAAGAAGACAGCTTCAGGATGAGATTAATAAACAAAAAATGACCAAAACAAAATAG
- a CDS encoding trypsin-like peptidase domain-containing protein, which translates to MKKFSGLLLLAVLSGVITLGAYKMLFEKEIYVVDQKQNQPTFVATSFNTNPVAAEESVDFTLAAEKTVHAVVHVKNLTISKGPTSIYDFFYGGSGNGKAQIGSGSGVIISPDGYIVTNNHVIANATELQITLNNNRTYEASLVGTDPETDIALLKIDTDDNLPYLVFGDSDNTKLGEWVLAVGNPFNLTSTVTAGIISAKARDLNSRDQNFQSFIQTDAAVNPGNSGGALVNTAGQLIGINTAITSQTGSYVGYSFAVPSNIAKKVVEDIMEYGSVQAGVLGIKGSELNSYNAGELGINETEGFYIDSVMEDSGAEEAGLISGDIIKKLDHIKISKFSDLSGYLKSKRPNDVINVTILRNGSEKVLPVTIYRNQSYKIDLLGLSVQNLSDKDRKKFKNYSGGVKIVESASYDLVGKLIIEINDEKVENVDQVKLAMQEAKRYDRLSIVLINENGERERLIFQ; encoded by the coding sequence ATGAAGAAATTTTCAGGATTATTATTACTGGCTGTGTTAAGTGGCGTAATAACTTTAGGAGCATACAAAATGCTTTTTGAAAAGGAAATATATGTGGTTGACCAAAAGCAGAATCAACCCACTTTTGTAGCGACCAGCTTTAATACCAACCCTGTTGCTGCCGAAGAATCTGTTGATTTTACTCTTGCAGCTGAAAAAACGGTACATGCGGTTGTTCACGTAAAAAATTTAACAATAAGTAAAGGCCCCACCAGCATTTATGATTTTTTCTATGGAGGGAGTGGTAACGGAAAAGCACAAATAGGCTCCGGTTCGGGTGTTATAATATCTCCTGACGGATATATAGTAACTAATAACCATGTTATTGCCAATGCTACAGAATTGCAAATTACCTTAAATAATAACAGAACATATGAGGCTAGTTTAGTGGGTACAGACCCGGAAACTGATATTGCATTGTTGAAAATAGATACTGATGATAATCTACCGTATCTTGTTTTCGGTGATTCTGACAATACAAAATTAGGAGAGTGGGTTCTAGCGGTTGGAAATCCGTTTAATTTAACATCAACCGTTACTGCCGGCATTATTAGTGCAAAGGCACGTGATTTAAACTCCAGGGATCAAAATTTCCAGTCTTTCATACAAACTGATGCTGCAGTAAACCCGGGGAACAGTGGAGGTGCTTTAGTTAATACTGCAGGACAACTAATAGGCATAAATACTGCCATAACCTCTCAAACAGGTTCATATGTAGGATACTCCTTTGCAGTACCCAGCAATATTGCAAAAAAAGTAGTTGAAGATATAATGGAATATGGAAGTGTTCAGGCGGGTGTTTTGGGCATTAAAGGATCTGAATTAAACTCATACAATGCTGGTGAGCTTGGTATTAACGAAACAGAAGGTTTTTATATAGATAGTGTTATGGAAGATTCCGGAGCTGAAGAAGCTGGCTTAATATCCGGTGATATAATTAAAAAACTCGATCATATAAAAATTTCTAAATTTTCCGATCTGAGCGGTTACTTAAAAAGTAAAAGGCCTAATGATGTTATTAATGTTACCATTTTAAGAAATGGCTCTGAAAAAGTATTACCGGTTACTATTTACAGAAACCAGTCTTACAAAATAGACTTGTTAGGTTTATCTGTTCAAAATCTTTCTGATAAAGACAGGAAAAAATTTAAAAACTACTCCGGCGGAGTTAAAATTGTAGAGTCTGCAAGCTATGATTTGGTAGGTAAATTAATTATAGAAATAAATGATGAAAAAGTTGAAAATGTAGATCAGGTTAAGCTTGCAATGCAGGAAGCCAAACGGTATGACAGATTAAGTATAGTACTAATTAATGAAAATGGCGAAAGAGAACGTCTCATTTTTCAATAA
- the dapF gene encoding diaminopimelate epimerase, which yields MLLNFYKYQGTGNDFVMIDNRNNTFPKNDTKLVNYLCSRRFGVGADGLILVENDEYADFKMVYYNSDGNESTMCGNGGRCIVAFAKFLGIINNETKFNAVDGIHYAKIQGETVSLQMQDINKIEVFDNYTFLDTGSPHHVQKAENLERLDVKSNGAKIRYGKYGEKGSNINFVERESADIFSVRTYERGVEDETYSCGTGVTAVAIAMNYGGETDKSSIQLKTQGGLLKVSFTKKGEGYENIFLEGSAKQVFRGEIEW from the coding sequence ATGTTACTTAATTTTTATAAATATCAGGGAACAGGCAACGATTTTGTCATGATTGACAATCGCAATAATACTTTTCCCAAAAATGATACCAAACTGGTTAATTATTTATGTAGCAGAAGGTTTGGAGTAGGGGCAGATGGTTTAATTTTGGTTGAGAATGATGAATATGCCGACTTTAAAATGGTTTACTACAATTCTGACGGCAATGAAAGTACCATGTGTGGAAATGGGGGAAGATGTATTGTGGCCTTTGCTAAATTCCTGGGAATAATAAATAATGAAACAAAGTTTAATGCCGTAGATGGTATTCATTATGCAAAGATCCAAGGAGAGACGGTAAGCTTGCAAATGCAGGACATAAATAAAATTGAAGTTTTTGATAACTATACATTTCTCGATACCGGTTCGCCACACCATGTTCAGAAAGCTGAAAATCTTGAGCGGTTAGATGTTAAAAGTAATGGAGCAAAAATTCGTTATGGTAAATATGGGGAAAAAGGAAGTAATATAAATTTTGTTGAAAGAGAGTCGGCTGACATTTTTTCAGTAAGAACCTATGAAAGAGGGGTGGAGGATGAAACATATTCATGTGGTACTGGAGTTACTGCAGTAGCCATTGCGATGAATTACGGTGGTGAAACCGATAAAAGTTCAATACAATTAAAAACTCAGGGAGGGCTTTTAAAAGTTTCATTTACTAAGAAAGGAGAAGGTTATGAAAATATTTTTTTAGAAGGATCTGCAAAACAAGTATTTAGGGGGGAAATAGAATGGTAA
- a CDS encoding GNAT family N-acetyltransferase, whose product MVTLSGQKVFLRALEPGDLDFLYKLENDESVWEVSETLAPYSKFILKQYLENSHRDIFDVKQLRLAISNYDEVLLGFIDLFDFDPKNKRAGVGIIVLDEEDRNKGVGTEALQLLIKYSFKQLDLHQLYANISEDNHASIKLFTNLGFERVGVKKDWNYIAGKFKNEILYQKLNK is encoded by the coding sequence ATGGTAACTTTATCAGGGCAAAAAGTTTTTTTAAGAGCACTTGAACCCGGTGATCTCGATTTTCTGTATAAACTAGAGAATGATGAGTCGGTTTGGGAAGTTAGTGAAACTCTCGCTCCATATTCCAAATTTATTTTAAAACAATACTTAGAAAACAGCCATAGAGATATTTTTGATGTCAAACAACTTCGTTTGGCAATATCAAACTATGATGAAGTACTTTTGGGTTTTATAGATTTATTTGATTTTGATCCGAAAAACAAAAGAGCCGGAGTAGGAATAATTGTTTTAGATGAGGAAGATAGAAATAAGGGAGTAGGAACCGAAGCTTTACAACTACTTATAAAATATTCATTTAAACAGTTGGATTTGCATCAATTATATGCAAATATTTCTGAAGATAATCATGCCAGCATAAAACTTTTTACCAATCTTGGTTTTGAGAGGGTAGGAGTAAAAAAAGATTGGAATTATATAGCCGGAAAATTTAAAAATGAAATTCTTTACCAAAAACTTAACAAATAA
- the mltG gene encoding endolytic transglycosylase MltG, producing the protein MNLKKIVLAVALLGVIIGGIIVYNIYTAIFSPNTAFNNENAYVYIPTGAGFGEVKKQLTPLLKNINSFESVAKRKGYTKNVKAGKYSIEKGMNNNEIINTLRSRNLPVKVSFNNQENIGRLAGRIASQIEADSISLVKVMNDSVFLSENGLSEETKLSVYIPNSYEFFWNTPAVKFRERMLSEYQRFWNQERIEKALQLGLSPTEVITLASVVQKETAKVDERSRVAGVYLNRLRKNMLLQADPTVIYAIKKHTGNYDTIIKRVLYKDLELDSPYNTYKYAGLPPGPITMPDISSIDAVLNAEKHDYYYFVANVQEFGYHKFAKTLSQHNVNKQEYVHWINSQNIKR; encoded by the coding sequence ATGAACTTGAAGAAAATTGTACTTGCCGTAGCATTGCTTGGTGTAATTATAGGAGGTATAATAGTATATAATATTTACACGGCTATTTTTTCACCCAACACAGCGTTTAATAATGAAAATGCTTATGTATATATTCCCACAGGTGCCGGTTTTGGTGAAGTGAAAAAGCAATTAACACCCTTATTGAAAAATATAAATTCCTTTGAGAGTGTTGCCAAAAGAAAAGGATACACTAAAAATGTAAAAGCAGGCAAATATTCTATTGAAAAAGGAATGAATAACAACGAAATAATAAATACCCTTCGGAGCCGGAATTTACCCGTTAAAGTATCGTTTAATAATCAGGAAAACATTGGAAGATTAGCAGGTAGGATAGCATCTCAAATTGAAGCAGATAGTATTTCACTGGTTAAAGTGATGAATGATAGTGTCTTTCTTTCGGAGAATGGTTTATCTGAGGAAACAAAGTTGTCGGTTTATATTCCTAATAGTTATGAATTCTTCTGGAATACTCCTGCGGTTAAATTTAGAGAGAGGATGTTATCGGAGTACCAAAGATTTTGGAACCAAGAAAGAATAGAAAAGGCCTTACAATTGGGACTTTCACCAACAGAAGTTATTACCCTGGCATCGGTAGTGCAAAAAGAAACAGCAAAAGTAGATGAAAGATCGAGAGTTGCCGGTGTATACCTAAACAGGTTAAGAAAGAATATGCTTTTACAGGCTGACCCTACTGTTATTTATGCAATTAAAAAACACACCGGCAATTATGATACTATTATAAAACGGGTTTTATATAAAGATCTTGAATTAGACTCTCCTTATAACACATATAAATATGCAGGTTTGCCTCCTGGCCCTATAACCATGCCGGATATTAGTTCAATTGATGCAGTGCTAAATGCAGAAAAGCATGATTACTATTATTTTGTGGCAAATGTGCAGGAATTCGGATACCATAAATTTGCTAAAACGCTATCTCAGCATAATGTGAATAAGCAAGAATATGTGCATTGGATTAATTCTCAAAATATTAAGAGATAA
- a CDS encoding lytic transglycosylase domain-containing protein, with protein sequence MRKSKLKVPFLVAVILFTNYGFTYKTVTIHENYQVKEPLNYMVNTDEGADVIIPPFLGKAFNGFREAIAFKESRGDYSIINRFGYMGKYQFGAATLKMVGVYNTNTFISNPELQEEVFIANLKRNKWILRKDIKRFVGKSIRGVKVTESGILAAAHLGGAGNVKKYLRSYGSYNFEDAYGTSIRYYMKKFGGYDVSNVEQERKAKAIIKKAKNL encoded by the coding sequence ATGAGAAAAAGCAAATTAAAAGTCCCCTTTTTAGTTGCTGTTATCTTGTTTACAAATTATGGTTTTACTTACAAAACTGTTACTATTCATGAAAATTATCAGGTAAAAGAGCCGTTAAATTATATGGTTAATACTGATGAAGGAGCAGATGTTATTATCCCGCCTTTTTTAGGAAAAGCATTCAACGGATTCAGAGAGGCTATTGCCTTTAAAGAATCCAGAGGTGATTATTCTATTATTAATAGATTTGGTTATATGGGCAAATATCAGTTTGGGGCAGCTACCCTCAAAATGGTAGGAGTTTATAATACCAATACATTTATTAGTAATCCTGAGTTACAGGAAGAAGTTTTTATAGCAAATTTAAAGCGTAATAAATGGATATTGCGGAAGGATATAAAACGTTTTGTAGGAAAGAGCATAAGAGGGGTAAAAGTTACCGAGTCGGGTATTCTGGCTGCTGCTCATTTGGGTGGTGCAGGTAATGTTAAAAAGTATTTGCGATCCTATGGTTCTTATAATTTTGAAGATGCCTATGGTACATCAATCCGTTACTACATGAAAAAATTCGGAGGTTATGATGTTTCAAATGTTGAACAGGAGCGCAAAGCGAAAGCAATAATTAAAAAAGCTAAAAATTTATGA
- the leuB gene encoding 3-isopropylmalate dehydrogenase, whose amino-acid sequence MILNIAVLPGDGIGPEVTRQAVKILKAVGETYNHTFNFHEEIIGAVAIDKFGNPLPDKTIELCLKSDAVLFGAIGDPKYDNDPTAKVRPEQGLLKLRKSLGLYANIRPIKAYPTLLEKSPLKKDRIEGVDFIIFRELTGGIYFGEKILSDDGSYASDLCEYSEIEIERIAHLAFKTARKRKKKVTLVDKANVLETSRLWRKITTHIAKSYPDIQLDFLFIDNAAMQLILNPGQFDVILTENMFGDIISDEGSVIGGSIGLLASASIGDENALFEPIHGSYPQAKNKDIANPIASILSAAMLLEHFKLYEEAKAVTKAIERSLELNIVTPDLNVESKYGTKKVGNFIADYIANSDDINYNQENIDFGQSTII is encoded by the coding sequence ATGATCCTCAATATAGCTGTTTTACCGGGAGATGGAATTGGTCCGGAAGTGACCAGACAAGCTGTAAAAATATTAAAGGCAGTAGGAGAAACTTACAATCATACTTTTAACTTTCATGAGGAAATTATAGGTGCAGTTGCAATTGATAAATTCGGAAATCCGTTACCAGACAAAACAATTGAATTGTGCCTTAAAAGTGATGCTGTACTTTTTGGGGCAATTGGCGACCCTAAATATGATAATGACCCGACAGCAAAAGTAAGGCCGGAACAAGGTTTACTTAAATTAAGAAAATCATTAGGGCTATATGCCAATATAAGACCCATAAAAGCTTATCCTACCCTTTTGGAAAAATCCCCTTTAAAAAAAGACAGAATTGAAGGTGTTGATTTTATTATTTTCCGGGAATTAACAGGAGGAATCTATTTTGGAGAAAAAATATTAAGTGACGATGGATCCTATGCATCAGACTTGTGTGAGTATTCAGAAATCGAGATAGAAAGAATAGCACATTTAGCATTTAAAACTGCGCGTAAAAGAAAGAAAAAGGTCACTTTGGTAGATAAGGCAAATGTATTGGAAACATCAAGATTATGGAGAAAAATCACCACTCATATTGCCAAAAGTTATCCGGACATTCAACTGGATTTTTTATTTATTGATAATGCTGCAATGCAGTTAATATTAAACCCCGGCCAGTTTGACGTTATCCTAACAGAAAACATGTTTGGCGATATAATATCAGATGAAGGCAGTGTTATAGGTGGATCTATTGGTTTATTGGCCTCAGCATCCATAGGAGATGAAAATGCATTGTTTGAGCCTATTCATGGCTCTTACCCTCAGGCAAAAAATAAAGATATTGCCAATCCTATAGCTTCTATTTTATCTGCAGCAATGTTACTGGAACATTTTAAACTGTATGAAGAAGCCAAAGCAGTGACTAAGGCAATTGAGCGCTCGTTGGAATTAAATATCGTTACACCGGATCTTAATGTAGAAAGTAAATATGGCACTAAAAAAGTTGGCAATTTCATTGCAGATTATATAGCCAACTCAGATGATATTAACTACAACCAGGAAAATATTGATTTCGGGCAGTCTACAATAATTTAA
- a CDS encoding 2-isopropylmalate synthase yields the protein MSKELVQIFDTTLRDGEQVPGCKLNTEQKLVIAERLDELGVDIIEAGFPISSPGDFKSVEEIAKLVKNATVCGLTRSVKKDIEVAADALKFAKKPRIHTGIGTSDSHIQFKFNTTREKIIERAVDAVKYAKSFVEDVEFYAEDAGRTDNEFLARVCEEVVKAGATVLNIPDTTGYCLPEEYGAKIKYLKENVKGIEKAILSCHCHNDLGLATANSISGVRNGARQIECTINGIGERAGNTALEEVVMVLRQHPTLGLDTRINSQLLYSTSRLVSENMGMPVQPNKAIVGANAFAHSSGIHQDGVIKNRETYEIINPADVGVTESAIILTARSGRAALAYRAKKVGYELTKLQLDTVYQEFLKFADSKKEVNDKDIHEIIESSKLLNLN from the coding sequence ATGAGTAAAGAACTGGTTCAAATATTTGATACAACTTTAAGAGACGGAGAACAGGTTCCCGGATGTAAGCTAAATACGGAACAAAAACTTGTAATTGCAGAAAGGTTAGATGAACTAGGAGTAGATATTATTGAAGCGGGATTTCCCATTTCAAGTCCGGGGGACTTTAAATCGGTTGAAGAAATTGCAAAACTTGTAAAAAATGCAACTGTTTGTGGATTAACACGTTCAGTTAAAAAAGATATAGAAGTTGCCGCAGATGCTTTAAAATTTGCAAAAAAACCGAGAATACATACCGGAATAGGTACTTCGGATTCTCACATACAGTTTAAGTTTAATACAACCAGGGAAAAAATTATCGAACGGGCTGTAGATGCCGTCAAATATGCAAAATCTTTTGTAGAGGATGTAGAGTTTTATGCCGAAGATGCAGGCCGTACAGACAATGAGTTTCTGGCCCGAGTCTGTGAAGAGGTTGTCAAAGCAGGAGCTACGGTGTTAAATATTCCGGATACTACCGGTTATTGCCTTCCTGAAGAATACGGGGCAAAAATTAAATATCTTAAAGAGAACGTAAAAGGAATAGAAAAAGCAATCCTTTCATGTCATTGTCACAATGATCTTGGTCTGGCTACGGCTAATTCAATTTCCGGTGTACGAAACGGTGCCCGTCAAATAGAATGTACCATAAATGGTATTGGGGAACGTGCAGGAAACACTGCTTTAGAAGAAGTTGTAATGGTACTTCGCCAACACCCCACCTTAGGATTAGACACAAGAATAAACTCACAATTATTATACTCCACCAGCCGCTTGGTTTCTGAAAATATGGGCATGCCTGTACAACCTAATAAAGCTATTGTAGGGGCCAATGCTTTTGCTCATAGTTCGGGAATACACCAGGACGGGGTTATTAAAAACAGGGAAACTTATGAAATTATTAACCCTGCTGACGTAGGAGTAACTGAATCTGCAATTATTTTAACAGCCCGAAGCGGACGTGCTGCCTTAGCTTATCGCGCAAAAAAAGTAGGTTATGAATTAACCAAATTACAGTTAGACACCGTTTATCAAGAGTTTTTAAAGTTTGCTGACAGTAAAAAAGAAGTTAATGATAAAGACATTCATGAAATAATAGAGTCCAGCAAATTGTTGAACTTAAATTAA
- a CDS encoding DMT family transporter: MQQKKNVFPHLIEFYTATLLISTSGPLGRYINLPPPLTIFWRTVLAAIFLYIFCRWKKYSLIITNRRDFGKIILAGILFGTHWVTYFYALQLSNVAIGMLSIYTYPVITSFLEPLILKTRFKLYHLGLGLLVLLGIYLLVPDFSFENKYTKAVAFGVFSAFCYALRNIMMKPQVAKYNGSSLMFYQILTISILLSPMLFKHGSSGFLEQWKPLVVLALFTTSIGHTLFLMSFRRFSITTASIMNSAQPVFGIIIGMLFLKEYPSLLTVFGGILILAAVIIENIVSLKD, encoded by the coding sequence ATGCAACAAAAGAAAAATGTTTTCCCGCACCTTATAGAATTTTACACTGCCACTTTGCTTATAAGTACTTCGGGTCCTTTGGGAAGGTACATTAATTTACCACCTCCTTTAACTATTTTTTGGAGAACAGTACTTGCCGCAATTTTTCTTTATATTTTTTGCAGGTGGAAAAAATACAGTTTAATAATTACTAACCGGAGAGATTTTGGCAAAATAATTTTGGCCGGGATTTTATTTGGCACCCATTGGGTTACTTACTTTTATGCTTTGCAATTATCAAATGTCGCTATTGGGATGTTATCAATATATACTTATCCGGTAATAACTTCTTTTTTAGAACCGCTTATACTCAAAACCAGATTTAAACTTTATCATTTGGGTTTAGGATTGTTAGTGTTGTTGGGAATTTACCTTTTGGTACCGGATTTTAGCTTTGAAAATAAGTATACAAAAGCTGTTGCATTCGGAGTTTTTTCTGCTTTTTGTTACGCTCTCCGAAATATTATGATGAAACCACAGGTAGCCAAATACAATGGTTCGTCATTAATGTTTTATCAAATTTTAACTATAAGCATTTTATTATCTCCCATGTTATTTAAACATGGCAGTTCTGGTTTTCTTGAACAGTGGAAACCCCTGGTGGTTTTAGCATTGTTTACTACCAGCATAGGGCATACCTTGTTTTTAATGAGTTTCAGGCGTTTTTCTATTACTACTGCCAGTATTATGAATAGTGCCCAACCGGTATTCGGGATAATTATTGGTATGTTGTTTTTAAAGGAATATCCTTCTTTATTAACAGTATTTGGAGGTATTTTAATATTAGCAGCAGTGATTATAGAAAATATTGTGTCGTTGAAAGATTGA
- a CDS encoding RluA family pseudouridine synthase: MSRTTKNNLQVLFEDNHIIVVNKRTGDIVQGDKTGDKPLSEVVKEYIKEKYNKPGNVYLGVVHRLDRPTSGIVLFSKTSKALPRLNKIFKEKEAKKTYWAIVKNQPPRKSDTLTHWLKKNPKNNTSKAYTKEVPESKKAVLDYHLIKKLDHYFLLEINLHTGRHHQIRVQLASIGCPVKGDLKYGADRSNKDAGIHLHARKLEFIHPVKKEKIILVASPPADPVWNACILH, from the coding sequence GTGTCGAGAACAACAAAAAATAATCTTCAGGTACTTTTTGAAGACAACCATATTATTGTTGTTAACAAACGTACAGGCGACATAGTGCAGGGTGATAAAACAGGTGATAAACCCCTGAGTGAAGTTGTTAAAGAATATATTAAAGAAAAATATAATAAACCCGGAAATGTTTACCTGGGTGTGGTTCACAGGCTGGACAGGCCCACAAGCGGTATTGTGTTATTTTCTAAAACTTCAAAGGCTCTACCCCGGTTAAATAAAATCTTTAAAGAGAAAGAAGCCAAAAAAACGTATTGGGCTATTGTAAAAAATCAGCCTCCCCGAAAAAGTGATACTCTTACACACTGGTTAAAAAAGAATCCTAAAAACAATACCTCAAAAGCTTATACAAAAGAAGTCCCTGAAAGTAAAAAAGCCGTATTGGATTACCATCTCATAAAAAAGCTGGATCATTATTTTTTACTGGAAATTAATTTGCATACAGGAAGACATCATCAAATAAGAGTCCAACTGGCTTCTATTGGCTGCCCCGTAAAAGGAGATTTAAAATACGGGGCTGACAGAAGTAACAAAGACGCTGGTATACATTTGCATGCGCGTAAACTGGAATTTATTCATCCGGTTAAAAAAGAAAAAATAATCCTCGTTGCCTCCCCTCCTGCCGATCCGGTTTGGAATGCATGCATCCTTCACTGA
- the panB gene encoding 3-methyl-2-oxobutanoate hydroxymethyltransferase has product MSVAKKEYKRVTVKSLVDMKQTGEKISMLTAYDFTMAKIVDEAGVDVILVGDSASNVMAGHETTLPITLDQMIYHASSVIRAIDRALVVVDLPFGSYQSDPREALRSAIRIMKESGAHAVKLEGGKEIKESVKRILNAGIPVMGHLGLTPQSIYKFGTYTVRAKEEEEAEKLKEDAIFLEKTGCFAIVLEKIPAKLAKEVAESVSIPVIGIGAGNGVDGQVLVLHDLLGMTHQFNPRFLRRYMNLYEDMTQAISQYVEDVKSVDFPSEEEQY; this is encoded by the coding sequence ATGTCTGTTGCAAAAAAAGAATATAAAAGGGTTACGGTAAAATCTTTGGTGGATATGAAACAAACCGGAGAAAAAATTTCCATGCTTACTGCTTATGATTTTACCATGGCCAAAATTGTAGATGAAGCAGGTGTAGATGTTATTTTGGTAGGCGATTCTGCCAGCAACGTAATGGCAGGCCACGAAACTACCCTTCCCATTACTTTAGATCAAATGATTTATCATGCCTCTTCTGTCATAAGGGCAATAGACAGAGCATTGGTTGTAGTTGATTTGCCTTTTGGCAGCTATCAGTCCGATCCCAGGGAAGCTCTGCGGTCTGCCATCAGAATAATGAAAGAAAGTGGCGCACATGCTGTAAAACTGGAGGGCGGTAAGGAAATCAAAGAATCTGTCAAGCGTATTTTAAATGCCGGTATTCCCGTAATGGGTCATCTGGGTTTAACCCCACAATCTATTTATAAATTTGGCACATATACTGTGAGGGCAAAAGAAGAAGAAGAAGCTGAAAAACTCAAAGAAGATGCTATTTTTCTTGAAAAAACAGGTTGTTTTGCCATTGTGTTAGAAAAAATTCCGGCAAAATTAGCCAAAGAAGTTGCAGAAAGTGTTTCTATACCAGTCATAGGGATTGGAGCCGGTAACGGAGTAGACGGTCAGGTTCTTGTACTACATGATTTACTTGGCATGACCCATCAGTTTAACCCACGTTTTTTAAGAAGGTATATGAACCTTTATGAAGATATGACACAGGCCATTTCCCAATATGTTGAAGATGTAAAATCAGTTGATTTTCCAAGTGAAGAGGAACAATACTGA
- a CDS encoding nuclear transport factor 2 family protein, which translates to MKPFALAVTLLFSCFTFSQRNPEFDTLKKEKEQVKQTVLKFFEGFHTGDTSIIKKTVHKDLVLQTIYKNKESKNILHTDDASKFFTTIATRPSTQRWDERLLLFKINVEGSMANVWTPYEFWYNEQFSHCGVNSFQLIKEEGNWKIFYLVDTRRKVGCRD; encoded by the coding sequence ATGAAACCATTTGCGCTCGCTGTTACTTTATTATTTTCCTGTTTTACCTTTTCTCAACGAAATCCTGAGTTTGATACTTTAAAAAAGGAAAAAGAGCAGGTAAAACAAACTGTATTAAAATTTTTTGAAGGTTTTCACACAGGAGATACTTCAATAATAAAGAAAACCGTTCACAAAGATTTGGTGTTACAAACCATATACAAAAACAAGGAAAGCAAAAATATATTGCATACCGACGACGCTTCTAAGTTTTTTACAACCATAGCAACCAGGCCTTCCACCCAGCGTTGGGATGAGCGTTTACTTCTCTTTAAAATAAATGTTGAAGGAAGTATGGCAAATGTTTGGACACCTTATGAATTTTGGTATAATGAACAGTTTAGCCACTGCGGAGTAAATTCTTTTCAATTAATAAAAGAAGAGGGAAATTGGAAAATATTTTACCTGGTTGATACCCGGAGAAAAGTAGGATGCAGGGATTGA